Proteins encoded together in one Palaemon carinicauda isolate YSFRI2023 chromosome 45, ASM3689809v2, whole genome shotgun sequence window:
- the LOC137634630 gene encoding probable G-protein coupled receptor B0563.6 isoform X1, translated as MNCRMSEASINDSPPDVESETEQDPYTTEHFVSYRIVYPLIIAIGVVNNVICIIILLKPKMRIILANRYFLIQAVADLLVCVMSIPIAISSNGCFIDSYSTAIYYGYFGWSVLEILQPLSFYTLLFLAFDRFLAVWNVQYFRNHKKDKILMYRMAILLTIDILLHIFFFINVKISCLDENENPPCKPHQYVIQDAVRLNSTEIWHPVFFHFHEFLVRWLPGFSLIVFNIGLIIAIGRGKLNNSDVSNSDSKKMELSLTLTLIAMIFSTIIFIFPQAVYMTQFGELHPGKCYGDYELFRATTNVLQLLEHITLIVFLTMLNPNFRKELRNWIRKSFPCIGHPSNQVDIND; from the exons ATGAATTGCAGAATGTCAGAGGCATCCATAAATGACTCCCCTCCAGACGTGGAGTCTGAAACGGAACAAGATCCATATACTACGGAGCATTTCGTGAGCTACAGGATCGTTTATCCCTTGATCATAGCTATTGGTGTGGTCAATAATGTCATCTGCATAATAATCCTCCTGAAACCTAAGATGAGAATAATTTTGGCCAATAG atactttCTAATACAAGCAGTGGCAGATCTCTTGGTATGTGTAATGAGTATCCCCATTGCCATTTCCAGCAATGGCTGTTTCATAGATTCATACAGCACAGCTATATATTATGGGTACTTCGGTTGGTCAGTTCTTGAAATATTACAGCCTTTGAGTTTTTATACATTACTTTTCCTGGCATTTGACAGATTTCTAGCAGTGTGGAATGTTCAATATTTCAGGAACCATAAAAAGGACAAGATCCTCATGTATAGAATGGCCATCTTGCTTACCATTGACATCTTACTTCACATTTTCTTCTTCATAAATGTGAAAATTTCCTGCTTGGATGAAAATGAAAACCCTCCATGTAAACCACACCAATATGTGATTCAAGATGCTGTTCGTCTCAATTCTACAGAGATATGGCATCCGGTATTCTTTCATTTTCATGAGTTCCTAGTTCGATGGCTTCCTGGATTCTCTCTTATTGTGTTTAACATTGGATTGATTATAGCTATTGGCCGGGGTAAACTGAATAATTCAGATGTATCAAACAGCGATAGCAAAAAGATGGAACTCAGCCTTACCTTAACTCTTATAGCGATGATTTTTTCAACGATAATCTTCATTTTCCCGCAAGCAGTCTATATGACACAGTTTGGTGAACTCCATCCAGGGAAATGCTATGGGGATTATGAACTATTTAGAGCGACTACTAATGTTCTTCAGCTGCTTGAACATATAACACTTATTGTGTTTTTAACGATGTTGAACCCAAATTTTAGAAAGGAGCTGAGGAACTGGATTAGGAAATCGTTTCCCTGTATAGGACACCCAAGTAATCAGGTCGACATTAACGACTAG
- the LOC137634630 gene encoding probable G-protein coupled receptor B0563.6 isoform X2 — MSEASINDSPPDVESETEQDPYTTEHFVSYRIVYPLIIAIGVVNNVICIIILLKPKMRIILANRYFLIQAVADLLVCVMSIPIAISSNGCFIDSYSTAIYYGYFGWSVLEILQPLSFYTLLFLAFDRFLAVWNVQYFRNHKKDKILMYRMAILLTIDILLHIFFFINVKISCLDENENPPCKPHQYVIQDAVRLNSTEIWHPVFFHFHEFLVRWLPGFSLIVFNIGLIIAIGRGKLNNSDVSNSDSKKMELSLTLTLIAMIFSTIIFIFPQAVYMTQFGELHPGKCYGDYELFRATTNVLQLLEHITLIVFLTMLNPNFRKELRNWIRKSFPCIGHPSNQVDIND; from the exons ATGTCAGAGGCATCCATAAATGACTCCCCTCCAGACGTGGAGTCTGAAACGGAACAAGATCCATATACTACGGAGCATTTCGTGAGCTACAGGATCGTTTATCCCTTGATCATAGCTATTGGTGTGGTCAATAATGTCATCTGCATAATAATCCTCCTGAAACCTAAGATGAGAATAATTTTGGCCAATAG atactttCTAATACAAGCAGTGGCAGATCTCTTGGTATGTGTAATGAGTATCCCCATTGCCATTTCCAGCAATGGCTGTTTCATAGATTCATACAGCACAGCTATATATTATGGGTACTTCGGTTGGTCAGTTCTTGAAATATTACAGCCTTTGAGTTTTTATACATTACTTTTCCTGGCATTTGACAGATTTCTAGCAGTGTGGAATGTTCAATATTTCAGGAACCATAAAAAGGACAAGATCCTCATGTATAGAATGGCCATCTTGCTTACCATTGACATCTTACTTCACATTTTCTTCTTCATAAATGTGAAAATTTCCTGCTTGGATGAAAATGAAAACCCTCCATGTAAACCACACCAATATGTGATTCAAGATGCTGTTCGTCTCAATTCTACAGAGATATGGCATCCGGTATTCTTTCATTTTCATGAGTTCCTAGTTCGATGGCTTCCTGGATTCTCTCTTATTGTGTTTAACATTGGATTGATTATAGCTATTGGCCGGGGTAAACTGAATAATTCAGATGTATCAAACAGCGATAGCAAAAAGATGGAACTCAGCCTTACCTTAACTCTTATAGCGATGATTTTTTCAACGATAATCTTCATTTTCCCGCAAGCAGTCTATATGACACAGTTTGGTGAACTCCATCCAGGGAAATGCTATGGGGATTATGAACTATTTAGAGCGACTACTAATGTTCTTCAGCTGCTTGAACATATAACACTTATTGTGTTTTTAACGATGTTGAACCCAAATTTTAGAAAGGAGCTGAGGAACTGGATTAGGAAATCGTTTCCCTGTATAGGACACCCAAGTAATCAGGTCGACATTAACGACTAG